One Dioscorea cayenensis subsp. rotundata cultivar TDr96_F1 chromosome 17, TDr96_F1_v2_PseudoChromosome.rev07_lg8_w22 25.fasta, whole genome shotgun sequence DNA window includes the following coding sequences:
- the LOC120279996 gene encoding uncharacterized protein HI_0077 — translation MFAVRRLQSQHHHHHHLTFTVRPPTFNFVAPFHSQSQRTHQFWPDLRRWRDAPHNHARSWGLDGPSIASTSSYSNDDDPTASASSLADCARIVLSTPDPLAKSRLSHLAFSRWRRLGLPVGISRPPDRPARPPKPVLVSPKEIPSHKELGLPLNAYMLHNLAHVELNAIDLAWDTVVRFSTSGDELGDDFFWDFARVADDESRHFSWCSQRLAELGFNYGDIPAHNLLWRECEKSAGDVSARLAMIPMVQEARGLDAGPRLVQKLVGFGDHRTSNIVAKIAEEEVAHVAVGVYWFVLVCQKMGRVPCATFKDILKEYNVELKGPFNYTAREEAGIPRDWYDGTNTSERKRELAEVHDRLACIVAMEKENSNLNS, via the exons ATGTTTGCCGTACGACGATTGCAGTcccaacatcatcatcatcatcatctcaccTTCACTGTGCGCCCTCCTACGTTCAATTTCGTAGCTCCTTTTCACTCCCAATCGCAACGAACCCACCAGTTCTGGCCCGATCTCCGGCGCTGGCGTGATGCCCCGCACAACCACGCTCGATCCTGGGGCCTCGACGGCCCATCCATCGCCTCCACCTCTTCCTACTCCAACGACGATGACCCCACGGCCTCAGCCTCCTCCCTCGCGGACTGCGCCCGTATCGTCCTCTCCACCCCCGACCCTCTAGCCAAGTCCCGGCTTTCCCATCTCGCCTTCTCTCGCTGGCGCCGCCTTGGCCTTCCCGTCGGCATCTCACGCCCGCCCGATCGTCCTGCCCGGCCTCCCAAGCCTGTTCTT GTGAGCCCTAAAGAGATACCCTCGCATAAGGAATTGGGTTTGCCGCTGAATGCTTATATGCTTCATAACTTGGCGCATGTGGAGCTGAATGCGATAGACTTAGCATGGGATACTGTTGTTCGGTTTTCGACGTCCGGAGATGAGCTTGGAGATGATTTCTTCTGGGATTTTGCGCGTGTGGCTGATGATGAAAGCCGGCATTTTTCGTGGTGCTCACAAAGGCTTGCGGAGCTTGGTTTCAA TTATGGAGATATCCCTGCTCATAATTTACTTTGGAGGGAGTGTGAGAAGTCTGCTGGAGATGTTTCTGCACGTTTGGCAATGATTCCAATGGTTCAG GAGGCTAGAGGACTGGATGCTGGACCTAGGCTAGTCCAGAAGTTAGTTGGTTTCGGAGATCACCGAACTTCAAATATTGTAGCTAAGATTGCCGAGGAGGAAGTTGCGCATGTTGCTGTTGGTGTGTACTGGTTTGTTCTTGTCTGTCAAAAAATGGGTCGTGTACCATGTGCTACCTTCAAAG ATATTTTAAAGGAGTATAATGTGGAGCTGAAGGGCCCATTCAACTACACAGCTCGGGAGGAAGCAGGAATTCCTCGTGATTG GTATGATGGTACAAATACAagtgagagaaaaagagagctTGCTGAG GTCCATGATAGACTAGCATGCATTGTTGCAATGGAGAAGGAAAACTCAAACTTGAATAgctga